From Candidatus Nomurabacteria bacterium, one genomic window encodes:
- the rpmH gene encoding 50S ribosomal protein L34, whose protein sequence is MAKRTYQPSKRKRATTHGFLVRSATASGRKIIQARRRKGRAQLTVKKAQ, encoded by the coding sequence ATGGCAAAACGAACGTATCAACCAAGTAAGCGTAAGCGAGCAACCACCCACGGCTTCCTCGTCCGATCTGCAACAGCCTCTGGCCGAAAGATCATCCAGGCTCGTCGCCGGAAGGGTCGCGCGCAACTTACCGTTAAAAAAGCTCAGTAA
- the rsmA gene encoding ribosomal RNA small subunit methyltransferase A, which yields MTNNFQHKKSLGQHFLNSDYVPKQMCDAAGDIAGKTVLEIGPGTGILTREILTRGARVVAVEADQRAISSLEETFPDEIARGQLTIHHHDARTLDPSQFGLEKHSYIVISNIPYYLSGSLFRSLLDTNCQPSDLVFLVQKEVAERIARDPKESLLSLSVKVFGDPSYICTVKRGHFTPPPKVDSAIVAVHNISHDKIPAESYTAFFSILHLGFAQKRKQLLGNLSAEYDRGLLETIFTELQISHTVRGEDLPLAVWLSLLSKLHPQLHPTSTNN from the coding sequence GTGACCAATAACTTTCAACATAAAAAGTCCCTCGGGCAGCATTTTTTGAATAGTGACTACGTGCCGAAGCAGATGTGTGATGCGGCAGGGGACATAGCAGGCAAGACCGTGCTTGAGATCGGTCCGGGAACGGGGATTTTGACGCGGGAGATTTTGACGCGTGGCGCGAGGGTCGTGGCCGTGGAGGCGGATCAGCGGGCGATTTCGTCGCTTGAAGAAACCTTTCCTGACGAAATCGCCCGCGGTCAGCTCACCATCCACCACCACGACGCTCGTACCCTCGACCCAAGTCAATTTGGCCTTGAAAAACATAGCTATATCGTCATTTCGAACATCCCATACTACCTCTCCGGCAGCCTCTTCCGCAGCCTGCTCGATACCAACTGTCAGCCCTCAGACCTTGTCTTTCTTGTACAAAAAGAGGTCGCAGAGCGCATCGCGCGCGACCCGAAAGAGTCACTCCTCTCACTCTCGGTGAAAGTCTTCGGTGATCCTTCATATATATGTACCGTCAAGCGCGGGCATTTTACACCACCACCAAAAGTCGATTCTGCCATCGTCGCAGTTCACAACATATCTCACGACAAAATACCTGCCGAAAGCTACACAGCATTCTTTTCAATCCTTCATCTCGGCTTTGCGCAGAAACGAAAGCAACTACTCGGTAATCTATCAGCAGAATACGACCGGGGTCTTCTTGAAACGATCTTTACTGAATTACAGATCAGTCACACGGTGCGTGGGGAAGACCTGCCGCTCGCTGTTTGGCTGTCACTTTTATCCAAACTCCATCCTCAGCTACACCCAACCTCCACCAACAACTAA
- a CDS encoding penicillin-binding protein has protein sequence MKRIRSWFGKNWKEMIIDLFIFGFAALIIVAAGVLVWISTLEIPDLSAFEERRVLQSTKIYDRTGEVLLYDLHQDVRRTIIPFEEMSRHIKNATVAIEDDQFYNHIGIDFRAIIRAAVSNFTAGDLLGGQGGSTITQQVIKNSVLDRDKKLSRKVKEAILSIKLEQVMEKEDILEIYLNESPYGGTIYGIEEASRAFFGKGASELTLAEASYLAAIPQAPTFYSPYGNNRDALDARHLLVLDRMRLNGFITIEEYDEAKTEVVEFQPQAVTGIRAPHFVMYIVEQLAEKYGEEAMAEQGFRVITTLDWELQKEAERIVAQKAASNTERFNASNAGLVATDPKTGDLLVMVGSRDYFSEDIEGNFNVTLAPRQPGSSIKPFVYANAFRKGYLPSTILFDVATQFSPLCEPWDTSSESPCYAPQNYNHKFVGPISMRNALAQSLNIPAVKTLYLAGLQDTLKFAADMGLTTLNDPDRYGLTLVLGGGEVRLMDMTYAYGVFANGGLRAEPRTILRIEDSRGTVLEEPEVVTNRVLDENVAYMMSDVLSDNVARTPLWGSNSMINFPNRDVAAKSGSTNNLRDAWIMGYAPNIAVGAWCGNNDNAAMGGGLSGLITTPMWRAFMDIALEKLPEETFPQPQINTAGVKPILRGEYIDTALLLEAMQTQNATDDEGPKIDIATVYGNIHSILHFVDKDNPQGGYPANPNNDPQYDNWEYGVQKWNEETFGLLLEAQNVDATEDEEPASEDTTRRRRN, from the coding sequence ATGAAACGAATCCGCTCTTGGTTTGGAAAGAACTGGAAAGAAATGATCATTGATCTTTTTATTTTTGGTTTCGCAGCACTTATCATCGTTGCTGCTGGTGTTTTAGTGTGGATCTCCACTTTAGAGATCCCAGACCTTTCTGCCTTTGAAGAACGCCGCGTACTCCAATCAACCAAGATATACGACCGTACTGGTGAAGTCCTCCTCTATGACCTTCATCAAGATGTCCGTCGCACCATCATCCCTTTTGAGGAGATGTCACGTCACATCAAGAATGCTACCGTTGCTATTGAAGACGACCAGTTCTACAACCACATCGGAATCGATTTCCGAGCGATCATTCGCGCAGCTGTATCCAACTTCACTGCTGGTGATCTCCTTGGCGGACAAGGTGGTTCGACCATCACCCAACAAGTCATCAAAAACTCCGTACTTGATCGTGATAAAAAACTAAGTCGAAAGGTTAAGGAAGCGATCCTCTCGATCAAACTTGAACAAGTAATGGAAAAGGAGGATATTTTGGAGATCTACCTAAATGAATCACCATATGGAGGAACCATTTACGGTATTGAGGAAGCTTCACGAGCATTCTTTGGAAAAGGTGCAAGTGAACTTACGTTAGCTGAAGCGTCTTATCTCGCAGCGATTCCACAAGCTCCTACTTTCTATTCACCGTACGGAAATAACCGCGATGCGCTTGATGCTCGGCATTTACTTGTACTTGATCGCATGCGACTCAATGGATTCATCACTATTGAAGAATATGACGAAGCTAAGACGGAAGTGGTTGAATTCCAACCACAAGCCGTGACCGGCATCCGCGCCCCACACTTTGTTATGTACATCGTCGAACAACTTGCTGAGAAGTATGGTGAAGAAGCGATGGCTGAACAGGGTTTCCGAGTTATTACCACTCTTGATTGGGAACTACAAAAAGAAGCGGAACGGATCGTGGCACAAAAAGCTGCCTCAAATACTGAGCGTTTTAATGCTAGCAACGCCGGTTTGGTAGCAACCGATCCAAAAACCGGGGACCTATTGGTAATGGTCGGATCACGAGATTACTTCAGCGAAGACATTGAAGGAAACTTCAATGTCACACTAGCACCCCGTCAACCAGGTTCATCAATCAAACCATTCGTATACGCCAACGCTTTCCGCAAAGGCTACTTACCTTCAACCATCTTATTTGATGTTGCAACACAATTCTCACCACTTTGCGAGCCATGGGACACCAGCTCAGAATCGCCATGTTACGCACCACAAAACTACAACCACAAGTTTGTCGGCCCGATCAGCATGCGAAATGCTCTCGCTCAATCGCTAAACATTCCTGCCGTTAAGACCCTTTACCTGGCCGGATTACAGGACACACTTAAATTTGCGGCTGACATGGGACTCACCACGCTCAATGATCCAGACCGGTATGGCCTCACACTCGTGCTTGGTGGTGGTGAAGTGCGACTTATGGATATGACCTACGCCTACGGCGTATTTGCCAACGGTGGCCTTCGAGCAGAACCGCGTACAATTCTCCGAATCGAAGATAGTCGAGGAACGGTCCTGGAAGAACCTGAAGTGGTCACTAATCGTGTATTAGACGAAAATGTTGCCTATATGATGAGTGATGTGCTCTCCGACAACGTGGCGCGTACTCCACTCTGGGGCTCAAACTCAATGATCAACTTCCCTAACCGCGATGTGGCTGCAAAATCAGGAAGCACCAACAATCTCCGTGACGCGTGGATCATGGGCTATGCACCTAATATTGCGGTTGGTGCCTGGTGTGGAAACAACGATAATGCAGCTATGGGCGGTGGTCTTTCAGGACTCATCACCACCCCAATGTGGCGTGCTTTTATGGATATTGCGCTAGAAAAACTACCTGAAGAAACATTTCCTCAGCCACAGATCAATACTGCAGGTGTAAAACCGATCCTACGCGGCGAATACATCGATACCGCCCTGCTCCTTGAAGCAATGCAAACCCAAAACGCCACTGACGATGAAGGGCCAAAAATTGACATCGCAACTGTGTACGGAAATATTCATTCTATCTTGCACTTTGTTGATAAAGACAACCCACAAGGCGGATACCCTGCTAATCCAAACAATGATCCACAATATGACAACTGGGAGTACGGGGTCCAAAAATGGAACGAGGAGACATTTGGCCTGCTTCTTGAAGCACAAAACGTTGATGCGACTGAAGATGAAGAACCAGCATCCGAAGATACTACTCGCCGCAGGCGTAATTAG
- a CDS encoding PrgI family protein, producing MHFEVPQFIEVEDKIFGPFTWRQFLYLGGGIGMAVVILLTTNFFVFILIGLPLGILAGALAFYPVNNRPFSFFLEAIFNYASKQRLYLWRQKTEVVHKSEPTAPQNTGFTAVSVPPPSTQQEKKDISSLARKLELQAMQKSE from the coding sequence ATGCATTTTGAGGTACCACAGTTCATTGAGGTTGAAGATAAGATCTTTGGCCCATTCACCTGGAGACAGTTCTTGTATCTAGGTGGTGGTATCGGCATGGCAGTGGTTATTCTCCTTACAACGAACTTTTTTGTTTTTATCTTGATCGGCTTGCCCCTCGGCATTCTTGCTGGCGCACTTGCATTTTATCCTGTCAACAACCGGCCATTCTCTTTTTTTCTTGAAGCCATCTTTAATTACGCTAGCAAACAACGTTTGTACTTGTGGCGACAAAAGACTGAAGTGGTCCACAAAAGCGAACCAACTGCACCTCAGAACACTGGTTTCACTGCCGTAAGTGTGCCGCCGCCATCAACCCAACAAGAAAAGAAAGACATCAGCTCACTTGCGCGTAAACTAGAATTACAAGCTATGCAAAAATCCGAATAA
- a CDS encoding membrane protein insertase YidC, producing MFSWIWHTFFFDPVYNALVFFIDVIPGGDVGLAIIATILLVKTVLLPISIKAVKTQKVMQEINPKIKEIKEKYKDDRQLQAQEMMKVYQDAGMNPLASIFLMFIQIPIIISLYFSVYSGGGVALPDINLDILYSFVAAPLEVTMNFLGHFDITQRSLLLALGAGVTQFIHVNLTMPKLPPKEEGAEPDMKEDFMRNMQTQMKYVMPVLIFFVAYSLSATIALYFVVSNLVTIGQEYFIRKHR from the coding sequence ATGTTTAGTTGGATTTGGCACACATTTTTCTTTGACCCAGTCTATAATGCACTGGTCTTTTTTATTGATGTAATACCAGGTGGTGATGTTGGGTTGGCGATCATTGCGACTATTTTGCTTGTAAAGACTGTTTTGCTACCGATCTCTATCAAGGCAGTGAAGACACAGAAGGTGATGCAAGAGATCAATCCTAAGATCAAGGAAATTAAAGAAAAGTACAAAGATGATCGGCAGCTCCAGGCGCAAGAAATGATGAAGGTGTACCAGGATGCTGGAATGAACCCACTTGCGAGTATCTTTTTGATGTTCATCCAAATTCCGATCATCATCTCACTCTACTTTTCGGTGTACAGCGGTGGCGGCGTGGCGTTGCCTGACATCAATCTAGATATTTTGTATTCATTTGTCGCTGCACCACTAGAAGTGACAATGAACTTCTTGGGTCATTTTGATATTACACAGCGTAGTCTCTTGTTAGCATTAGGGGCTGGTGTGACCCAGTTCATTCATGTGAATCTCACCATGCCAAAACTCCCTCCTAAAGAGGAGGGAGCGGAGCCGGATATGAAGGAGGATTTTATGCGCAATATGCAAACGCAGATGAAATACGTGATGCCAGTACTGATTTTCTTTGTCGCCTACTCCCTCTCCGCGACGATCGCACTATACTTTGTGGTAAGTAACTTAGTCACGATCGGACAAGAGTACTTCATCCGCAAGCATCGGTAG
- the dnaN gene encoding DNA polymerase III subunit beta, with product MEITIPHKQLTEALELVGRISTKHVTLPVLQCVRMEAKDGVITLQATNLEISIEIPLDGEVVEEGVVAVPSQIFLQSIQFISQKDITLRTEEQVLQLETATTNTSIKTFAVDEFPTQHQLQGEELKVQGATFAYGIKSVAFAASQTSIKPELGSVFIQQKKEHSLTFVATDSFRLMEKTVSQKGLVFEQSIMVPQKNALELARVCEVVHEDPVFITNENQCALRFPSGVYISSRLVTGSFPDYVQIIPKEFVTHVTVLKDDLQRSFKKTNIFLNKFRQVSLMITDANLTISSQNNEVGHTTDTVRAQVEGEELSLNFNQQYIMDPLHHINDDSVKMSFAGLGRAMIMTGVTDQSLRYLVMPMNK from the coding sequence ATGGAGATAACTATTCCACACAAACAACTCACGGAAGCACTTGAGCTAGTAGGACGAATAAGTACAAAACATGTCACACTACCAGTACTCCAGTGTGTTCGCATGGAAGCAAAGGATGGAGTCATCACCTTGCAGGCAACCAATTTAGAGATCAGTATTGAGATTCCACTCGATGGAGAAGTTGTTGAAGAGGGGGTGGTGGCTGTGCCGAGTCAGATCTTTCTGCAGAGTATCCAGTTCATTTCACAAAAGGATATTACGCTCCGTACTGAAGAGCAGGTGCTGCAGCTTGAGACAGCAACCACAAACACCTCGATTAAGACATTCGCTGTAGATGAGTTTCCGACGCAGCATCAGCTGCAAGGAGAGGAGCTTAAGGTACAGGGTGCAACTTTTGCATATGGTATCAAGAGCGTAGCGTTTGCGGCCTCTCAGACATCAATTAAACCAGAACTTGGCAGTGTGTTTATTCAGCAGAAGAAAGAGCATTCACTAACTTTTGTGGCAACCGACTCGTTCCGCTTGATGGAGAAGACAGTATCTCAAAAAGGGCTTGTATTTGAACAATCGATCATGGTGCCGCAAAAGAACGCGCTTGAGTTGGCACGGGTGTGTGAAGTAGTGCATGAGGATCCAGTATTTATTACAAATGAAAACCAGTGTGCGCTTCGGTTCCCGAGTGGGGTGTATATTTCTTCACGACTCGTAACAGGTAGTTTCCCAGATTATGTACAGATTATTCCAAAGGAGTTTGTGACACATGTGACTGTTCTGAAGGATGATCTACAGCGATCGTTTAAGAAGACAAATATCTTCCTTAATAAATTCCGTCAGGTATCACTGATGATCACTGATGCAAACCTGACTATTTCGTCACAAAATAACGAGGTAGGTCACACAACTGACACGGTGCGTGCGCAGGTAGAAGGGGAGGAGTTGTCGCTTAATTTCAACCAGCAGTACATTATGGATCCACTACATCATATTAACGATGATTCGGTTAAAATGAGTTTTGCCGGTCTTGGTCGAGCAATGATCATGACTGGAGTGACTGATCAAAGTCTCCGATATTTAGTGATGCCAATGAATAAGTAA
- a CDS encoding DUF87 domain-containing protein: MGIFDALQPKASTTPEGNTTPSIGDQLLTLTDVIAPSAIKITPNSINISGVNARVYYAVSYPRILNDGWIEPILNLASELDVTLFIHPIDTAETLKKFQKKVAEVQSQINIKAEKGEVRDPQLEAAYRNLEDLRDKLQQAEEKLFNVGFYIAIYGADDSELNQIENDVRGILDARMVAMKPALFQQEPGIKSILPLASDELLVHSKFNSAPLSSFFPFTSFDLTSDTGILYGINRHNSSLVLFDRYSLTNYNSVTFATSGAGKSYTLKLEILRSLMFGTEVIVIDPEREYEYLADATGGRFFNISLSSDHHVNPFDLPKPAEDEDPRDVLRTHIIELVGLFRLMLGGLTPEEETLIDLAIQETYALKDITGDTQYADMEPPLLSDFEMVLAGMDGSASLITRLQKYTSGTWAGFMNEPTNVDINQKFVVFSLRDMEDELKTIAMYIITNFIWGSIRRRLAKRLMVIDEAWWMLKSEDTASFLFSLAKRGRKYYLGIATITQDVDDFLRSPYGVPMITNSSIQLLMKQSQTAIDNIQKTFNLTQHERLHLLESNVGEGIFFVGLKHVAIKIIASYTEDQIITSDPSQLLQIKRAREELQASRM, encoded by the coding sequence ATGGGAATCTTTGATGCACTACAACCAAAAGCAAGTACCACTCCAGAAGGGAACACCACCCCTTCAATTGGTGATCAATTACTAACGCTGACTGATGTTATTGCTCCATCTGCGATCAAGATCACACCAAATAGTATTAATATCAGTGGGGTGAATGCGCGAGTGTACTACGCGGTTTCATACCCACGTATTCTAAACGACGGCTGGATCGAACCGATCCTTAACTTAGCCAGCGAACTTGATGTTACCTTGTTTATTCATCCGATCGACACTGCCGAAACACTCAAGAAATTCCAGAAAAAAGTAGCCGAGGTACAGAGTCAGATCAACATCAAAGCCGAGAAAGGGGAGGTGCGTGATCCACAACTTGAAGCTGCGTATCGCAACCTGGAAGACCTTCGCGACAAGCTCCAACAAGCAGAAGAAAAACTCTTTAATGTTGGATTCTACATTGCGATCTATGGTGCAGATGATTCGGAACTAAACCAGATCGAAAACGATGTGCGCGGTATCCTTGATGCTCGTATGGTGGCCATGAAACCAGCCCTCTTTCAACAAGAACCTGGTATTAAAAGCATCTTACCCCTCGCCTCAGACGAACTCTTAGTGCACAGCAAATTCAACTCAGCACCACTCTCAAGCTTTTTCCCGTTCACTTCATTTGACCTCACATCTGACACCGGGATCCTGTACGGCATCAACCGTCACAACTCATCACTTGTCCTTTTTGATCGCTACAGCCTCACCAACTACAACTCAGTAACCTTCGCCACCTCAGGAGCAGGGAAGTCATACACCCTTAAACTTGAGATCCTGCGCTCACTTATGTTTGGTACTGAGGTTATCGTCATTGACCCAGAACGAGAGTACGAATACCTGGCTGACGCCACTGGCGGCCGTTTCTTCAACATCTCACTTTCTTCCGATCACCACGTCAACCCCTTTGACCTACCCAAGCCCGCTGAGGATGAAGATCCACGTGACGTACTTCGCACCCACATCATCGAGCTGGTCGGACTTTTCCGACTCATGCTCGGTGGCTTGACACCAGAAGAGGAAACACTGATCGACCTAGCAATCCAAGAAACGTATGCACTCAAGGACATTACCGGTGATACTCAGTATGCCGACATGGAGCCACCACTCCTTTCAGACTTCGAAATGGTTCTTGCGGGCATGGATGGCAGCGCTTCACTCATCACCCGTCTACAGAAATACACTTCCGGTACCTGGGCAGGCTTTATGAACGAACCAACCAACGTTGATATCAACCAGAAGTTTGTAGTGTTTTCACTCCGCGATATGGAAGACGAGCTCAAGACCATCGCGATGTATATCATCACCAACTTCATTTGGGGTTCGATCCGTCGTCGTCTTGCGAAGCGACTGATGGTGATCGACGAGGCGTGGTGGATGCTTAAGAGCGAAGACACTGCATCATTCCTCTTCAGCCTCGCCAAGCGCGGTCGTAAGTACTATCTCGGCATCGCGACAATTACCCAGGATGTAGATGACTTCCTTCGCTCACCTTATGGCGTCCCGATGATCACCAACTCTTCGATCCAGCTACTCATGAAGCAGTCTCAGACCGCGATCGATAACATTCAGAAAACCTTCAATCTCACCCAGCATGAACGACTACACCTTCTAGAGTCAAACGTGGGGGAGGGGATCTTCTTTGTAGGACTAAAGCACGTCGCCATCAAGATCATCGCTTCATACACCGAAGATCAGATCATCACCTCAGACCCATCCCAATTACTCCAGATCAAACGCGCACGCGAAGAACTGCAGGCATCACGCATGTAG
- a CDS encoding tyrosine--tRNA ligase, with protein sequence MSLSQELEARGFIHQIAGPSLATIIDGEQRTIYHGIDPSADSAHAGNFVIWMLLRYLAQGGHKIVFLVGGGTGMIGDPKPDAERELKDAAAVAENVAKLKVQAEKFFTGFEIEFVNNLEWLGELKLIDFLRDIGKHYTVNELIKKDAIATRLSSDTGLSYTEFAYPILQGYDYLQLFETKGCTVQIGGSDQWGNIVSGVELVRRKKQTEVYAVTVPLIIDKATGKKFGKSEGNAVWLDPEKTSPYQFYQFWLNVSDDSVVEHLKRFTFLSLDEIEKIAEEQQADPGARAAQKALALAVTTLVHGEEAARAAESVSGILFGGVSLAELSAVEREMLLANAPSTEIESGSNVVDVLVATQLAASKREARTFVEDGAVSVNGEKVTSVEVEISAADTIEGVLLLKRGKKQLSVVLVR encoded by the coding sequence ATGAGCCTTTCACAAGAACTTGAAGCCCGCGGGTTTATTCACCAGATCGCCGGCCCTTCACTCGCTACCATTATCGATGGTGAGCAGCGTACCATATACCATGGTATTGACCCAAGTGCAGATTCAGCGCATGCTGGGAACTTTGTAATTTGGATGTTGCTTCGCTATCTAGCTCAAGGTGGGCATAAGATCGTTTTCTTGGTGGGGGGTGGAACTGGCATGATCGGCGACCCGAAGCCAGATGCTGAACGTGAGCTGAAAGACGCTGCTGCGGTGGCAGAAAATGTGGCTAAGCTTAAGGTACAAGCTGAGAAGTTTTTTACTGGTTTTGAGATCGAATTTGTAAACAATCTAGAATGGCTTGGTGAACTCAAATTGATCGATTTTTTGCGAGATATTGGAAAGCATTACACGGTCAATGAGCTCATCAAGAAAGACGCGATCGCTACACGACTATCAAGTGATACAGGACTTTCATACACCGAGTTTGCCTACCCGATCTTGCAAGGCTACGACTACCTACAGCTGTTTGAGACCAAGGGGTGTACCGTTCAGATCGGTGGTTCTGATCAGTGGGGAAATATTGTCTCAGGAGTAGAGTTGGTGCGACGCAAGAAGCAGACTGAAGTGTATGCAGTTACTGTGCCACTTATTATTGATAAAGCGACTGGAAAGAAGTTTGGGAAGAGTGAGGGTAATGCAGTGTGGCTTGATCCTGAAAAAACTTCACCATATCAGTTTTACCAATTTTGGCTCAATGTGAGTGATGATAGTGTGGTGGAGCATTTGAAGCGGTTTACATTTTTGTCTTTGGATGAGATCGAGAAGATTGCAGAAGAGCAGCAAGCTGATCCAGGAGCACGTGCTGCACAAAAGGCATTAGCGCTTGCGGTGACGACGCTCGTGCATGGGGAAGAGGCGGCACGGGCGGCTGAGAGTGTCTCAGGTATTTTGTTTGGTGGTGTGTCATTAGCTGAACTTTCAGCGGTGGAACGAGAAATGTTGCTTGCAAATGCGCCGAGTACAGAGATTGAGTCTGGTAGTAACGTTGTTGATGTGTTAGTGGCCACACAGCTGGCAGCAAGTAAGCGTGAAGCACGTACGTTTGTAGAAGATGGCGCGGTTTCGGTAAATGGTGAAAAAGTGACTTCGGTCGAGGTTGAGATATCTGCAGCCGACACTATTGAAGGTGTGTTGCTTTTAAAACGTGGTAAGAAGCAGTTGAGTGTGGTACTGGTACGGTAA
- the dnaA gene encoding chromosomal replication initiator protein DnaA, whose protein sequence is MNPISHSATTNSIVHTEQVDVKQLWDDALVKIELSITTANFKTWFRDTHIVSLEDGTATIGVPSVFVKDWLQDKFQTMILKTLRDLTPHVRSVEYTVAQRNERKQESTKNQTVNAALPLEDYYINKSDNLNPKYSFDTFVVGPYNALAHAAAKTVSEKPGITYNPLFIYGKTGHGKTHLIQAVGNYIKKTGKKVFYVTSERFAVDYFNALQSGSANNFKDRYRQYDVLIMDDVQFLASKEKTQEELFHLFNALHDNNKQIVFSSDQHPALLNGMEERLQSRFAQGMIVDLPAPDLESRAAILRAKAAQNSITLNDDVVDHLAQSIEGNVRELEGALNTIMCQSQLLGRALSIDEVRTIIKNSSRPRKTLAITDVVEKVARYYDIDQASIYEKTRRKEVVKPRQIIMYILREDFQVSYPAIGKKLGGRDHTTVIHSCEKIKEELKSNTELEEEITQVRLLLK, encoded by the coding sequence ATGAATCCTATCTCACACTCAGCAACAACCAATAGTATCGTTCACACCGAACAAGTTGATGTAAAACAGTTGTGGGATGATGCACTTGTTAAGATCGAACTCTCTATTACTACCGCAAATTTCAAGACTTGGTTCCGTGATACTCATATTGTGTCACTGGAAGACGGCACTGCCACTATTGGTGTACCAAGTGTGTTTGTAAAAGATTGGCTGCAAGACAAGTTCCAGACCATGATCCTGAAGACCTTGCGAGACCTCACGCCGCATGTTCGCAGTGTTGAGTATACTGTCGCGCAACGTAACGAGCGTAAGCAAGAGTCAACCAAGAATCAGACAGTTAATGCCGCTCTCCCACTTGAAGACTACTACATCAATAAGAGCGATAACTTAAATCCTAAGTACTCTTTTGACACATTTGTGGTCGGACCTTACAACGCACTCGCACACGCTGCTGCTAAAACAGTGAGTGAGAAGCCAGGTATCACCTACAATCCACTCTTCATATACGGTAAGACTGGTCACGGTAAGACACACCTTATCCAGGCGGTAGGAAACTACATTAAAAAGACCGGGAAAAAGGTGTTCTATGTTACCTCTGAACGATTTGCAGTTGATTACTTCAACGCGCTCCAGAGTGGTAGCGCCAACAACTTCAAGGATCGGTACCGTCAGTACGACGTACTGATCATGGATGACGTGCAATTTCTAGCCTCAAAGGAGAAAACTCAGGAAGAACTCTTCCACCTTTTCAATGCACTACATGACAACAATAAGCAGATCGTCTTTTCGAGCGATCAGCATCCAGCTCTTCTAAACGGCATGGAAGAACGACTCCAGTCTCGCTTTGCCCAAGGTATGATCGTTGACCTTCCAGCACCTGATCTCGAGTCACGAGCAGCGATCTTGCGCGCAAAAGCAGCCCAGAACAGCATCACACTCAATGATGATGTAGTTGACCACCTCGCACAGAGCATTGAAGGGAATGTGCGTGAACTTGAAGGTGCTCTCAATACCATCATGTGTCAGTCACAATTACTCGGACGTGCGCTTTCCATAGATGAAGTGCGCACCATCATTAAAAACAGCTCTCGACCTCGAAAAACTCTCGCTATTACTGATGTGGTGGAGAAGGTAGCACGCTACTACGATATCGATCAGGCGAGTATCTATGAAAAAACACGTCGAAAAGAGGTAGTAAAGCCGCGTCAGATCATTATGTACATCCTTCGTGAAGACTTCCAGGTCTCGTATCCAGCGATCGGTAAGAAACTAGGAGGCCGAGACCACACCACCGTCATTCACTCCTGTGAGAAGATCAAGGAGGAACTGAAGAGCAACACGGAGCTTGAAGAAGAGATCACACAAGTACGATTACTCCTTAAATAA
- the rnpA gene encoding ribonuclease P protein component gives MFKKSERVTKREFTDFFATGKRHHFPLCSIITLPFPKRKVAVVVSKKVVKSAVKRNLIKRRVFAVLHNELSSSNYKGVLLVIVKPAFATLSRKQAAEEFRSIIAQVIKSA, from the coding sequence ATGTTCAAAAAAAGTGAACGTGTTACCAAAAGAGAATTTACTGATTTCTTTGCCACTGGGAAACGACATCATTTCCCACTTTGTTCGATCATCACACTTCCCTTCCCAAAACGTAAGGTGGCGGTAGTGGTGAGTAAGAAGGTGGTGAAAAGTGCGGTAAAGCGAAACCTGATCAAACGGAGAGTATTTGCGGTGCTCCATAATGAACTATCTTCAAGTAACTATAAAGGTGTGTTGTTGGTGATCGTTAAGCCTGCGTTTGCAACCTTGTCACGAAAACAAGCAGCCGAAGAGTTTCGATCAATAATTGCCCAAGTGATAAAAAGTGCGTAG